The Oncorhynchus clarkii lewisi isolate Uvic-CL-2024 unplaced genomic scaffold, UVic_Ocla_1.0 unplaced_contig_6676_pilon_pilon, whole genome shotgun sequence genome has a segment encoding these proteins:
- the LOC139400953 gene encoding calcineurin B homologous protein 3-like encodes MVMTHFRPAAMGLTEEERENLRREKLRFLFNMHDTDSDGTINLEEYRRVVEELLSKAGTIGQETAKAIADAAMLEVASTTRGKMEPDEFYEGITFENFLQILNTFDIETRMHVRFLHMDTATLRCGKSK; translated from the exons ATGGTGATGACTCACTTCCGCCCAGCAGCCATGGGCCTaacggaggaggagagggagaacctGAGGAGGGAGAAACTACGAT TTCTGTTCAACATGCATGACACAGACAGCGACGGCACCATCAACCTGGAGGAGTACAGACGG GTGGTGGAGGAGCTCCTATCTAAGGCTGGCACTATCGGACAGGAGACCGCCAAAGCCATCGCAGACGCTGCCATGCTGGAAGTGGCAAGCACTACAAGGGGCAAAATG GAACCTGATGAATTCTATGAAGGAATCACTTTTGAAAATTTTCTACAG ATTCTAAACACCTTCGATATTGAGACGAGGATGCATGTTCGCTTCTTACACATGGACACTGCAACCTTGCGATGTGGAAAATCTAAATGA